One segment of Fuscovulum ytuae DNA contains the following:
- the hpt gene encoding hypoxanthine phosphoribosyltransferase produces the protein MPERPYVIDQMISAKAIAARVEALAAQITAHYAGTDKLVVVGLLRGSFVFIADLVREIDLPVEVDFLEASSYGDAMHSSREVRILKDLRGEIAGRDVLVVEDIVDTGFTLHHVKNLLLSREPARLEVCALLDKPSRREVDIKATWTGFEIPDEFVVGYGIDFAQRNRNLPYIGKVRFTG, from the coding sequence ATGCCAGAGCGGCCATATGTCATAGACCAGATGATCAGCGCCAAGGCGATCGCGGCCCGGGTAGAAGCCCTCGCCGCCCAGATCACGGCGCATTATGCAGGCACCGACAAGCTTGTGGTCGTGGGCCTTTTGCGCGGGTCCTTCGTCTTTATCGCAGACCTCGTGCGCGAGATTGACCTTCCCGTGGAGGTCGATTTCCTTGAAGCTTCGTCTTATGGCGATGCCATGCATTCCAGCCGCGAAGTGCGCATCCTGAAAGACCTGCGCGGCGAAATCGCTGGCCGCGATGTGCTGGTGGTGGAGGATATCGTCGATACGGGCTTCACGCTCCACCATGTGAAGAACCTGCTTCTCAGCCGCGAACCCGCACGGCTGGAGGTATGCGCCCTGCTCGACAAACCGTCGCGCCGAGAGGTGGATATCAAGGCGACGTGGACGGGGTTCGAAATCCCTGATGAATTTGTCGTGGGCTACGGGATTGATTTTGCGCAGCGCAATCGCAACCTTCCCTATATCGGCAAGGTACGGTTTACGGGGTGA
- a CDS encoding c-type cytochrome gives MRLLPALAILFLGGAAGGWMLTAPDPLPAATFDGLTGDPARGELVFTAAGCASCHAAPGATGDAELVLAGGQRFPSDFGTFIAPNISPSEQGIGGWGVADLGNALMRGVSPDGAHYYPALPYASYAKMQPQDVADIHAYMQTLPPSDVASQPHDMGFPFNIRRSVGVWKLLFLNEDWVLSGDLSPEETRGREIVEALAHCGECHTPRNALGGMDTGRWLAGAPNPSGEGTIPNITPAKLTWSTGEIVTYLTTGFTPEFDSAGGHMAHVVSNMAKLPDDDRRAVAAYLKRLPAAE, from the coding sequence ATGCGCCTTCTTCCCGCCCTTGCCATCCTTTTCCTCGGCGGTGCTGCGGGGGGGTGGATGCTGACCGCGCCCGATCCCCTGCCTGCCGCCACCTTTGACGGGCTGACGGGCGATCCCGCGCGGGGGGAATTGGTGTTTACCGCCGCAGGCTGCGCCTCTTGCCACGCAGCACCGGGGGCGACGGGTGATGCGGAACTGGTGCTGGCGGGCGGGCAGCGCTTCCCGTCGGATTTCGGCACCTTCATTGCCCCCAACATCTCGCCTTCCGAACAAGGGATCGGCGGGTGGGGCGTGGCCGACCTTGGTAATGCCTTGATGCGCGGGGTTTCCCCTGATGGCGCGCATTACTACCCGGCCCTGCCCTATGCCTCTTACGCCAAGATGCAGCCGCAGGATGTGGCTGACATCCACGCCTATATGCAAACCCTGCCCCCTTCCGACGTGGCAAGCCAGCCGCATGACATGGGCTTTCCCTTCAACATCCGGCGCAGTGTCGGGGTCTGGAAACTGCTGTTCCTGAACGAAGATTGGGTGCTGTCCGGCGATCTATCCCCCGAAGAAACCCGTGGACGTGAGATTGTCGAGGCACTCGCCCATTGCGGCGAATGCCACACGCCCCGCAACGCGCTGGGCGGGATGGACACCGGGCGCTGGCTGGCAGGCGCGCCCAATCCATCGGGCGAAGGCACCATCCCCAATATCACCCCCGCCAAGCTGACATGGTCGACGGGCGAGATCGTCACCTATCTGACCACAGGCTTCACCCCCGAATTCGACAGCGCAGGCGGACATATGGCCCATGTCGTGTCGAATATGGCCAAACTGCCTGATGATGACCGCAGGGCGGTGGCGGCCTATCTGAAACGGCTGCCCGCCGCCGAGTGA